One Pieris napi chromosome 22, ilPieNapi1.2, whole genome shotgun sequence genomic region harbors:
- the LOC125060916 gene encoding cytochrome P450 3A19-like, translating to MPYDAVVNMTFLDMALNEALRMHPPIGFSSRQCVKDTVLPTGNIKVDKGTRIFTPIFELHHDERYYEEPEVYKPERFSAENRNKIADITYMPFGKGNRICVGMRYATLQTKAGLIHLLRNFTVKTIIEDGGMRYSKQQVQVRLNNVDVELIPRQNVSQ from the coding sequence ATGCCGTACGATGCTGTAGTCAACATGACCTTCCTTGACATGGCTTTAAACGAAGCGTTGCGAATGCACCCACCGATTGGATTTTCAAGTAGACAGTGTGTAAAAGATACCGTACTTCCTACGGGTAATATTAAAGTAGATAAAGGTACTAGGATTTTCACACCTATATTTGAACTTCATCATGATGAAAGGTATTACGAGGAGCCAGAAGTTTACAAGCCAGAGAGATTTTCTGCtgaaaacagaaataaaattgcTGATATAACTTATATGCCTTTTGGAAAAGGAAACAGAATTTGTGTTGGTATGAGATACGCCactttacaaacaaaagcAGGCCTTATACACCTATTGCGTAACTTTACAGTTAAAACTATAATTGAAGATGGTGGAATGAGGTACAGTAAGCAACAAGTACAAGTTAGGCTGAATAACGTGGATGTGGAATTAATACCACGCCAAAATGTAtctcaataa
- the LOC125060706 gene encoding 15-hydroxyprostaglandin dehydrogenase [NAD(+)]-like: MWDIKDKTFLITGGASGLGAQYAKTFLQLGAKKVAILDVAETVGVSFVTSLNETYPGKAVFIKCDVGNEDDIKGAFQKALNDLQRLDVIINNAGIMSDSPDLWRKSCEVNWQGLVSFTMKGVESMRTDEGGAGGTIINIASTAALFKLPTMPVYCGSKLAVIHFSQSLAEPPFFERTGVRILTMCPGPTDTPLLHNLLDRAIDKKYAEDFYAAVPTYPQEVESAVNAVVKMYQEGDCGSIWLSVKNKPAQDITDMFRNFYIELAKVI; encoded by the exons ATGTGGGATATAAAAgacaaaacgtttctaatcaCCGGAGGTGCGTCGGGCTTGGGAGCTCAGTATGCAAAGACTTTTTTACAACTCGGAGCTAAG aaAGTAGCAATATTGGACGTCGCTGAGACTGTCGGGGTGAGCTTTGTAACGTCACTGAATGAAACCTATCCAGGAAAAGCTGTATTCATAAAATGCGATGTCGGCAACGAAGACGACATTAAGGGCGCTTTTCAAAAAGCACTAAACGATTTGCAAAGGCTGGACGTGATCATCAATAATGCGGGGATTATGAGCGATAGTCCTGATCTATGGAGGAAATCATGTGAAGTTAACTGG CAAGGTTTAGTTTCGTTCACCATGAAAGGGGTTGAGTCCATGCGGACAGACGAAGGAGGCGCCGGTGGCACAATCATCAATATTGCATCCACCGCTGCACTTTTCAAGTTACCTACAATGCCAGTGTACTGCGGATCCAAACTGGCCGTAATACATTTTAGTCAGAGTCTTGCG GAACCGCCATTCTTCGAACGTACGGGTGTTCGCATTTTGACTATGTGCCCAGGACCGACAGATACGCCCCTATTACACAATCTTCTAGATAGAGCCATTGACAAGAAATACGCTGAGGACTTCTATGCTGCTGTCCCAACATACCCCCAGGA aGTGGAATCAGCGGTTAACGCAGTCGTTAAAATGTATCAAGAAGGTGACTGCGGTTCAATTTGGTTatcagttaaaaataaaccagCACAGGACATAACTGATATGTTTAGGAATTTCTACATTGAATTGGCGAAAGTCATATAA